atctttcttttaaaatagattagagacaaaaaggactaaattgccaTTTTTCAAAATCTCTACTTTTTCAAGAGGAACCCTCATACcaacttttgtttctttctttggaTTAAAAGCCAAATTGTCAAGAAAGTATATTAAAGAAATAGCCAACACAAAACCCCATATTTTGTTGGTAATTGCTAAGAAGTTAGGCAATTATTATCAAACACTAAATCTCAATATAAACTAATCAATAAATTTGGATTTGCATTTTACTTATTAAAGCTAATTGTGAAgaagactttatttattttactatttactcaatcaacaaaatccaaattcttttaaattgttGGCGGGGTGAAGTCAGGACATTTTTTAGGAgagtcgaaattaaattgtatgttttacgataataaaatgtaatttcaccattttaatatctatatctttataacttttaaaggattaaatcaaattttatcattttaagggTAATGTGTAATTTTcgtttactaatttaaattttacaaattttaaaggGGCTTAAATGGATTTTAAGGGGTTGGGGCAGATTGAATTTTGGTAAGAAGTTTactaactaataaaaatattttaatttaattatatttaaaaaaacatatatattaatataaataacttttattatttatttaatgtttaatataatttgcgcgagtttaaaattatatataaaaagttgattgagtcttagtttgatTGGCAAAagcattgttgtcaatataggaggatgtgggtttgagtacgctgaagcacattatcctcctatttatgggttggagagGGGCTATGGATAATTCTAGCCTGTCAAAAAGAGCAACTATGGTTacaacctataatgagattgtttaaaaaaattaattataaaaaatatcaatactattattaataaaataataattattctaCATTTGactagtctaataataaaattccaCAAGTGGGCAAGGCGAAtccagaattttttttagggaggtcaaaattgaattataaatttttgagaagtcaaaatataattttaccacgtatttatttattatttcattattttatgaAGAGACTTAATAGAACCTTTTCAATTTTGGAGAccaaagtataatttaattatatattaatttataatttaaacaatttttaagaGCCTATATAgcaaattttccattttggccGTTGCTTGCTTCCTTTAAATTCGTCCCTACAAGTGGATTTAAGATGttactatatattattatatacaaaaaaagaCACATGATGGACTCCTAAACTCGCTTGTAAAGTTTTTTtcattgataaataataatatttatactataagATAAACTACAGATAGTTATCCACTTATAAAATATTCGCAATTTAAGCACCCAAGTTACATAGTTCGGTCATTTTGGTTACTCTcgttaaaatcacaaattatAAGTTGACATGATAGttaaaaattggtataataacaaatttagtcctcaatttttatttattatatcgatttagtcataatttaaaaaataacactcaaaatttacaaatattttcaatttgatcctaattctaaaagttcaaagaaatatataaaatacataaatattttttaaaaagtattattgaaaatttaaatttatatatattttaaatgttataaattattaaatcaatataaaagtttagggctaaatttataattataccaatttttaaattgCCACATCATCTTGTCGTATGTGATTTTAACAAGAATGACTAAAATGATCGAACTATGTAATGAGTACTTAAATtacaaacttttattttattttaagtgtctaaaatgaaaatgtaaaattttcttttacgtgtaggacataatttatttattttttataaaatattctaaaCAAACTTAAACacgaaattaatatatattttttaaattaattaaaatagaaaaatataaataaataaataaccctCGTGGCAAATTATAAAACGTCAAACTCTTTCACGTTCACCACGTTTCCTCAGTTGAAGGAAACAAAACTAAAATAGCTttgctttttcttcttgtttccagtgtttttattttcaatttttttccccaCAGCCAAACACTCTCCCTTCCCCTTTTCTCCCATGGCGGTTGTTAGCCGTTGCTCTAGAGCTGCTACGGCTGCGACAACAGCGAACGCCACCACCGCCACAACATTCGCTTACTTAATTCGATCTctctctcctttttcttcttcttcttcttcttcgacTTTCGATCCCCAAAATGACCTCAACAACCGTAATAAACCAGCCGTTTTAGGGACTTTGAAGAGAGAATCGAAGGGTAGAAATGTCCAGTGGGTATTTTTAGGTTGTCCTGGTGTTGGCAAAGGGACCTACGCTTCACGGTTGTCGAATCTTCTCGGTGTTCCTCACATCTCCACCGGTGATCTTGTCCGAGATGAGCTCGCTTCCTCTGGTCCCCTTTCTTCTCAGGTCTAATCTATTCTGTTAGGTTTTCGTCAATCGATTTCCTTTTTAcaaaaagttgaaatttaatGAATGCATGTTGAATAGAGAATATATTTGACCGATGAGTTTAAATAGTTTGATCCACTGCTGTTTTAGAGAATTGAAGGTTCAGTTTTCTTGTAATTCTTTTATTATGTTAAGTGGGGTAATGTTTTTGAACGATCGAAGCTAAAAGTTTTGATTTGTAAATAAGTGAATGCATAAATTTCTTATTTGGATCAGTATACTCCAGTATATGTTACATTTTAACTTAATCAGGTCCGCTTGATGaacaattttgtattttgttttaatgcatattaatttttatttttatgttaaagtATATAGGTAGTACCTTTAGAATTAAGTAATCTAGTCCATGGAGTTTGATGGctgcaaacaaaaaaaaaaaagtacaattGTAGCAATCTAGATGCTGATGTGGACTTTGGGAAAATCTAACAATACAATAGAACTATTAAGAACATATCTTCTGTCGGATTCCTGAAGTTCAAATCAGCATTCTAGACTGTTCCTCATTACCATTGTTACCAATTTTGTAGTACTTTTAGAAACAAGTAATTTACTCCATAGAGTTTGACAGctgcaaaaagaaaacaagtaaatttaataacattattaatggAAACCCATTTAAATGCTGATGTGGACTCGTGAAACCTGACAATACAAACCTTTAAATTGAACTAACCATTAAGAACATGTGTTTTGTCAGCATTTTAGATGGTTTTTCACAAACATTGTTATcaattttgcttgtttgcaccAATATCAGATACAGAAGAAGTAAATTACTCGGTTCTAGATTGAGACCAAAAgcaattagtaaaattaataagcAAATGGATTCATGATAAATTCATAAAGGAAATGCTTTAGAATGTTACGAGTTAGgacatgtaatttttttgtttgattttagcTTTAATTGGTTTGTGTTTTTATTGGAATTTAAAAGTCATGATATTTTTGTGGTTTGAGGAAAGAAATTGGAGTTGAAACATCATTGTTGTTTCCTTttgcctttttgtttttttattactcaaatttactttttttatactATTACACTTGGCAGCTCAAGGAGATTGTTACCCAGGGAAAATTAGTTTCAGATGAAATTATAATAGATTTACTTTCCAAACGTCTTGAAGCAGGAGAAGCTAAGGGTGAATCAGGGTTCATTCTTGATGGTTTTCCTCGGACAGTAAGACAGGCAGTAAGTGCTTCATTTGATAATTTTCTgtaatattttactttcaacTAAAGGTTAATTTGACTTCACTTACTGGGAAATACTAATGGTAGTAAAGGCAGTGGTAAAAGAACTGGTAGGAAAATATACCCTTTGGGTACTAAATTGATCCCTTTGCATATCTATTACTGAATCTTTTGCTAGAAGCATGTATAAATTCCAGTCATTGTTTTTGGTTCTAAAAGCTTTTGTTAGCTTCTTAGTAATTTACTCACATGAGGCCTGGCAATTCGTGTATGTTCAAGgtatttttcttattagtttttgaCAGGCtaataatttttgtgttttcatGTTTCTTTGTGTTTCTTTTCCATGCCATGTTCCGTACCGTGTTTTTGTTGACTTTTTCGTGTTATGGAATCTATCATGTCCAGAATTGCCAGGTTACACCTATGCAACTTCTACCTATGTTCTCAATGATTAATAGATTTGCCCCTGATGACTGTAAGTTGGATGGTCAagcattttattctttttttttttttttttgtgtgtgtgtgtgtgtatacaCTCTGAAAATAGCATTTTATCAGAATAcaacttaagaaaaatatgCTGATTTCATATGGTCTAAGTTGCTAcattgttaagaaattttattggttaaaatatgtttttagtctctgtacttgtatacaatttgagatttagtcctttactttaaaagttaaaaactcaaatctttttacattttctatttaaaaatcttagtcCGATAATCATTGTTGTTGgtagtttttgttaaaatttgtgaacttattatgtttattttctgtCAATCATATGATGACAGcctaatcaaaattcaaagttgacaattttgacagaaaatacTTACGATTTTAATGGTTGGACTGAGAATTTTAGTAAAAGAGtaggatttaattttaacattttaagtatagggactaaatctctaattttttcAAAGTACAGGAACTAAGaacatattttaactattttttttcatcaaattgaaagcttattttttttaatatgaaattgcATCAGAGTTGTTTTCAGTTTCACAGCAGGCAATTCACTTATAATATGAAGGATTTTTCAACTaccttttataaataaaaacaaaagagaacGGTAGTGGCAGTTGCCACTGAATCCGTGCCAGCTGCATGGCAGatacattttacttttcaatgAAAAGATGCTCATTTTGTACTTTCATGCTGTTTTGGTGTTCTAGCCTCCTCCTCCCCCCTTCCTTTTTGGTATATTGTCAGGAAGCATAATGGTTGCACTATTCTGTTTATCATGTAAAATAGCTCCATGCCATTTTGACCAATTACTAGTAAATCCCTAACCCTTCAGTCTACtattttatcatgtttatttccTAGGAAATATTAGAAGGGGTGACAGACATTGACTTAGTGATTAACCTGAAGCTTCGAGAAGAAGCATTGCTTGCAAAATGTCTTGGAAGAAGGATTTGTAGTGAGTGTGGAGGAAACTATAATGTGGCTTGTATCGATATCAAGGCAGAGAACGGGAGGCCTGGAATGTACATGGCTCCACTTCCTCCCCCTCCTCAATGTGCATCTAAGCTTATTACTCGACCAGATGATACTGAAGAAGTTGTTAAGCAACGGCTCCGTATATACCAGGCGATGGTAATTCCCATTcctgtattttttaaattgcatTCCTAGAATTTAGTTATCTATCAACAGgattacaaattttatcttcATACAGACTCGACCTGTAGAGGATTTCTACCGCAGTCGCGGGAAGTTGTTAGAATTTGATCTTCCGGGAGGAATCCCAGAATCATGGCCAAAGCTGCTCTGTGCTTTGAATCTTGAAGATCGCGAGGACAAACAGTCCGCAGCTGCATAATGTCTTGCATCGTTGGATCATCTGAAGTAATTGCTGGTAAATTCGGTCATTCTTTGCATGCACAACACGTGCATgcatatttatttcataaaagaacccgaaaagaagagagaaacaTTGCATATGCAAATAAAGCTAGACATGTCTAAAGCCCTAAACTACAAAACGAGGTAGTTTTGTACTTGTATTGCAGAGAATATGTAAATTAGGTAAGTTATTGTTTGGGAGATGCGGGGGCATTGTGTTCTTTAAGCTAACTATAATGGTTTGCTTTGAAACAAGTATATGTATATCTGCTTAATGCCAGTGCCATTATCATTTTGCTGTATATTTGTGGTATGTCGAGCGTATAAAAGGGGATTTTATCATTGTGGGTTGAATTATAAAACTATGACTTGATAAGCTGTGGTTTGAACACACACACATATCCATATAGGCGTGAGCATGTTGCTAATATGTGGGTATATCGAGTGTTATTCAGCTGCAATGGAGGTCCATGAACAGGCTTTTAGGATATGCTAATATACGCTTAAAAGTTGCTTGATCAATGAAGtaattttctactatttttaaaGAAGATGAAGTAAGGCCTTCTGTAGAACAATGGCTGTAAGAGTCCACAGCTAGTCGGTGTCagctttattacttgattttgGGGACGTACTGGACTGGCTGATTAAATTAAGAACCGGTGGTTTAAATCGGTAAAAAAATCGGTTAGAACTAAAACTGTCAGTCATAGGGGCAGAAATGACAGAATTTCATTCCCAAGTGATTCGAGTATATAGCCATgtgttttttcatttctttgagGAATCATACTTGGGGTCCTGTGGGACACTGATATTTGAAGCAACATGGAGTTGCTTTTCATTGCTTTCTTAGAGTCGATTCGGATTTTCCAAGCTTAGTTAAGATTCTATGTCAGcctaatagaaaaaaaaaatagttgaaaaattgaaaattaaaattaatatggaatttttttgaaaaagaccCAATGGCGGCACTTCagatttgatttataattttacgttttctaataaaatataatttcatatgtaatttttgttatttgagaAATAATGGTTGTTGTAAAAGAAGACAAAAGTGTAGTTTTTTCTAATGCTGAAAAGTTATGTTAATAGTATTTGATAGTTTAATTTTCAAACAGATGGGTAGtttaattaagaatattaatggtttttgaataaaaaatttagatggtacaataatttttatatttattttttaataaattttttaattgggTTGGTGtgacttaattttgtttcaaaagtGCTTCTGGAGTTAGAAGTGCTTCTTTTAAGCAATGAAGAGCTGCCCCTTAATTTTGTACCATAAAATAAAtgtgttgtttgataaattgaaaagttatatttgataaattgaaaggttaagtatttaaaaaataaatactaaatttaaggtataaaatatgtttggtaaattatttgaaattaaataaaaaagtataattaaattgtttgataaatgataatataatcttaaattaagtaaaataaaaaatgagcttaTTCTTTATTAATTGATAAGTAGGTCCTatctacttatcattttctacttctttatttaaaaaattcaaaatttctatcTAGTAATTTTTATTGTGGGTTatcaaatatgtttaaaaattaaattgataaaaatattaatttttcattgattgaatttttcaaTACTTTATCAAGCAGGTTAAGTAATgaataattaagttataaaatatgttttgataattttttggaaaaaaaagttaagtacgaaatatgattattgttttataaatgtaaattttaaaattttaaaggtaaattatttaaaagataagattaaaataaataaaataaaaataattgagtaaattttacattaatctGTTTATCATTTTCacacattttaattaattttttattttattatagattATCAAATGAgcttaaaagaattaaataaccGAAAATAATGGttctatttgatttattttttttaatgagtCATCAAATAAGGCTTAAGTCCGGAAGTtaattatagtataaatatGAAGACTGGTAAATGAAAAACAGTGCTCACATATGgattaaaccttttaaaatgaACATACAAATGCCTAACCTTCATAAAAATGCTCAAATAAAGGTCAAAATGGTCGGATAAGGatttaaccttttcaaaaaTACTCAAATAATGGCCAAACCTTTTTAAAAGTGCTCGAATAAAGACTTCTCAAATTTTGTATAtcaagttttaaattatgttcttttcttttcaaatattatCTTATTCTAAAAACGTCAGTATTTACctaattttttcaacaaattaaactaaactttatttttataaaaattagacccttatttaaccatttttgaGGCACCCTAATTTTAGCATTTACACAAGGCTAATAGCAAGGATCATAATGTTGACTGGTAAGGAAGCTACTCTGCTTTATATATCTTCTTCATAACTCTAATGGAGACTCTCACATTCATGAATCATGGTGCCCCTGTTTCTTCCCTGTAATTGaaattattactatttgttAAAAGGGGTATTCACATGTATCAATAATAACAtttcctttttaacttttttgttcatctattattttaataaaatagacttTTATTGAGTGTTTGTTTTACCATCTCCTCCCCAGAGTGATTCAtcgacatatatatatataagatacaATCTATTAATGTGACATGTTAAAGGTAATTAGGTTACATGTATAGTGACACGTTACCCCCCTTAGAAGTTACTGGGGAGCTAGCCAGCCTCGCCAACTAGGACAAGTGGCGAGCACACATGTCGCGCGAGCTCGGTTTACGTAGTGTGCTCTGTATTATTTGTATAACAACTCTCAGTAgcttttaactttaaatgtaatatttggtaaatttaactattattttaatgtattaaataacaatattatttataattttcttaaaataccattataataaaatacctTTTAGGTAAGGGTAGGAGACAAAGACCAGCTCTTAGATATGCAAAATATAGAAGGCCAACTTGCGTTCccactgtttttttttttttttttgtctttccaCAACTTTTTACACAATGACCAAATTAGgtcaaaaatattcaaaaccttCCTGTAAAATATTCTATAAAAtattcactttctttttttaagatTGACAacgtttatttattaaatgaattttaaataaaccaaTTGTAcccatattaattaattattattttatttatttttattaccttcaatttttatatttaattaatttaaatataaaataaaaattttataaaatagttaattattattaaattataagttaatttttaaatataatcatatattaaacataatatattttaattaataaatttaagtgtttttttaaattacgcTTATAGTTACAAATACAATTACAAagaatatattcaaaattaagtataaatttgaatttgaatttaaattgaagTCGAATATTTTTTAcgaaataagtaaatatattcaattttaaagtatttcaatatgtaatcaaatttttttattttatagttaataataaggaaaaaatcaacaaataaaatacatatataaataataataaagatataattattttttatttaaaattttcttaataaatagaTCTCAATGGTTTTAATCCATTTTTCTTAGAGGACAAATAGGCATTCTcgaaattatagaaaataagtgtattttaaaattaaaaatacttgcttagtaataatataagttaaaaattatattataattaatttaaatttaacaaataaaatttaacaatattaacaattgaaCCCGATTcgtaaaatctagaaaatagatgacttgaaataaaagtacagggactatattttaaaattttcacattttaactgaattttaaagtttggtaaattacataaatagtcaccaaattatcaaaaaaattattttagggactgaaaataaaagtttacaatttaagcaCTCTAGTTACATAGTTTGATCATTTTTGtcattcgctaaaatcacaaaTAACAAGCTAGTGCGACAGTTAAAAAATCAGTATAATAACAAGTTGAACCCTcaatttttacttattatactaatttagtcataattttaaaaatttacctcTAACTTACAAATGATttcaaatgaatatataaaaatacataaatatttaagaaatataatatttatgctaatattaaataaaaaaaaatcccccATCACCCCTACCACCCCGTCGCTCTCGCCCTCTCCATCTCCCTCTCTAATGCTGCTGCAGATTCATATTGGGGTTAAAGTTGAAGAAAATGGAAGCTGTTTTAGAGAAGTACAATATGAGTCTAGAGGCGAAAGAGGAGTGGTTTTACAAGTTGGAGATTTAAAAGGATTGATTTTGGATGGGGTGTTAAGTGATCTTGTTACTTCTTTGGTTCTCAAGCTAACAAGTTCAATGGAAGTTTATAGAAGGAAACTGTGGTTGATTGGAGCTGTAGACAGTGTTGAAATATAAAGAAAGCTTTCTGATAAGTTTCCCAATATAGAAAAAGATTGGGATTTGCAATTGTTGCCCATTACTTCTTCCAAGACTTCTTCCGATGGGGCTTACCCCAAATCCAGTGGGTATTTTTACTTTGATTACGCTGCTTCAATCATCTTTCATATCGATATGTAACcatgtttttttgttgttgttaaaaaaagaaaaagttggttCTCTCAATATTGCCACTCGAGTTTGACGATTGTGATTTTAGCGAAAATGATGGAATAATTGAACTATATATcgtgtttaaattataattttttttattttaattgtctaaagtgaaaattttggatAGTTGGATGACTAGatgtgtagtttaccctttttaaagttaaggttAACATCTCCATTAGGGCAGGATAGTAAAAAGGACATAAAAATAGGACAAGATAGATGTatccttaaaaaaataaaaaagacatttGTTTCCCTTTCCCCATCTTTGGTCTGATTTCCACCTCCTTTCCTTGCTGTCTTTATATTCTGTGTCTCTCTCCTCCTTCTTTTAGTTATCTGTGTGAGGtaagaaagagaagaagacaGTACAACTAATAAAAAGTTTTCATATGGGTTGGTTCCTTTGTGGTGGAAATTCAAACCAAGATGAAAAGAAGAAGCTGCCTATCAACAATaacaccaccaccaccaacaACTTTGATCATCAGATCCCATCTACTTCAGGTTTTACTTTAAAAACCCACTCCAAAAAAAGGAAGATTTGATctttaaaaaacaattattgTGTGAATTCTCATTTATTTTGGCTGCAATTTGATTTCGGCTTGACCCATTtgtttaattgtttgaattttttttgttaaatttctgGGTTTTCAATGTTTAAGTGTGATCTGAcaggattttgaaaaaaaaaagttatgttGGTTGAATTATTTGTTGGAAATGGCAACTTGAGTTCGCTTGAAATTGTTCTTAGGTATGAAAACTATGAGAATTTTGGACATTTTCACCCCataaagatgaaatttttattggattatatataaatgttttaatttgggATCCATAAAAATGTTGGACTGGTAgattttaatttctgtttttttttcatttactttCTCTCAGTTTAATTTATCTGATACATTTATAGAAACCACTTTTTATTACATGTTCTGTTAATTCTTTTGTAGGATTTTATAATCCAATAGTTAAAACTATGTTTTTGGTTCTTCATGTTACTatagtttaggttaaaattgtcTTGAAAGAACATGGAAAGAAAGAATGCTACAAATGAAACAGGTTCTCTTTGTTTGCTATGTTTAAAGGATATATATAGAAGCTCGAATCGTGTTTTCGCCGTTTTCGTTGATATCGTTTATTATTACGAGAAGGATAATAAAGGCTGTTTTCAGCAGCATTAATATagagttttttgtttttttcttgtcATGGTAGAGAAGCTGAAAGTGAATTCTGCACCAAATACTAAGAAGGAAGCTACTAAAGATGGAGGGTCGGATCACATTGCGGCGCATACTTTTACGTTTCGTGAATTGGCAGCTGCAACAAAGAATTTCAGGGCAGATTGCCTTCTGGGTGAAGGAGGTTTCGGCCGAGTGTATAAAGGGCGATTAGAGAGCACTAATCAAGTATGTGTGttgtaagattttaatttttatcaagtaCAAGTACATGAAAAAGCATCACCTTTTATGTGCTCGAAATGGATCGTTTATGTTACTGTTTTCGTTTTTTACTACCATTGTGTTAGACTTTTAGTATGTATTCATTAACTCTTTTGTGATATTGGTGATCAACTTTGTGCTCGGATTGTATCCAATGATCTTATATGCCTTTAGTTGATGATAAAACTActaattttggttgttttgattAGATTGGTTGGAACTTATAGTTTTGGAAATCTATGTTCCTTAACCGTCCAAAAAAATTTCGGTGGACCTTAACCGTGTCACCTGTTTTTCGTAGGTTGTGGCAATCAAGCAGCTCGATCCTAATGGACTGCAAGGGAACAGGGAATTCCTTGTTGAAGTATTGATGTTGAGCCTGCTTCACCACCCTAATCTTGTCAACTTAATCGGATATTGTGCTGATGGAGATCAGAGACTTTTGGTTTATGAATACATGCCGTTAGGATCTTTGGAAGATCATCTACATGGTACGAACAGCAACGCTCGTCTTTATATCTTTGTCTATCACACCATTGAATGTCAtcattaatactaaaattttccattcgTATTGTTGATTGTTTTTCTTTGCTTCTATATCAGATTTACCTCCTGATAGAAGGCGACTTGATTGGAATACTAGAATGAAAATAGCTGCAGGTGCTGCAAAAGGTTTGGAGTATTTGCACGACAAAGCTAGCCCGCCTGTCATATATCGAGATTTAAAATGCTCAAACATTTTGCTTGGTGAAGGCTACCATCCGAAGCTATCTGATTTTGGCTTGGCTAAATTAGGCCCTGTTGGAGATAAGACTCATGTATCGACTAGAGTAATGGGGACCTATGGATATTGTGCTCCTGAATATGCAATGACTGGACAGCTTACACTGAAATCAGATGTTTATAGTTTCGGGGTTGTTTTCCTTGAAATCATTACTGGAAGAAAAGCTATCGACAACTCGAGAGCTGGTGGCGAGCAAAATCTGGTTGCCTGGGTAAGATTCCTATCTCTTGTTTACCATATATTGTTAACAATTCAAAGACACTTTATATTGCAGTGGCTCATGTTAATAGATGATTctctttgtaaaatttatatattgtttaacAGGCTCGTCCGCTATTTAAAGATAGAAGGAAATTTGCACAAATGGCCGACCCATTACTTCAGGGCCAATATCCAGTGAGGGGTTTGTACCAAGCTTTAGCTGTAGCTGCCATGTGTGTTCAGGAACAGCCCAACATGCGGCCGCTTATAGCGGATGTAGTCACTGCCCTCACCTATCTTGCTTCTCAAAGGTATGATCCTGAAACTCAGTCGGTTCAAGGACCCCGCACGGGTTCT
This genomic window from Gossypium raimondii isolate GPD5lz chromosome 10, ASM2569854v1, whole genome shotgun sequence contains:
- the LOC105776366 gene encoding probable adenylate kinase 6, chloroplastic — translated: MAVVSRCSRAATAATTANATTATTFAYLIRSLSPFSSSSSSSTFDPQNDLNNRNKPAVLGTLKRESKGRNVQWVFLGCPGVGKGTYASRLSNLLGVPHISTGDLVRDELASSGPLSSQLKEIVTQGKLVSDEIIIDLLSKRLEAGEAKGESGFILDGFPRTVRQAEILEGVTDIDLVINLKLREEALLAKCLGRRICSECGGNYNVACIDIKAENGRPGMYMAPLPPPPQCASKLITRPDDTEEVVKQRLRIYQAMTRPVEDFYRSRGKLLEFDLPGGIPESWPKLLCALNLEDREDKQSAAA
- the LOC105776365 gene encoding probable serine/threonine-protein kinase PBL7 — protein: MGWFLCGGNSNQDEKKKLPINNNTTTTNNFDHQIPSTSEKLKVNSAPNTKKEATKDGGSDHIAAHTFTFRELAAATKNFRADCLLGEGGFGRVYKGRLESTNQVVAIKQLDPNGLQGNREFLVEVLMLSLLHHPNLVNLIGYCADGDQRLLVYEYMPLGSLEDHLHDLPPDRRRLDWNTRMKIAAGAAKGLEYLHDKASPPVIYRDLKCSNILLGEGYHPKLSDFGLAKLGPVGDKTHVSTRVMGTYGYCAPEYAMTGQLTLKSDVYSFGVVFLEIITGRKAIDNSRAGGEQNLVAWARPLFKDRRKFAQMADPLLQGQYPVRGLYQALAVAAMCVQEQPNMRPLIADVVTALTYLASQRYDPETQSVQGPRTGSSTPRMRRE